The following proteins are co-located in the Ensifer sp. WSM1721 genome:
- a CDS encoding DUF6656 family protein, with protein sequence MAKLRYYDAADKAPAETPKAAVHTEFLRTGRIDRRRQWMPEQRRYLSYAEVAEQTGRKLAAAGETTHRRINAFHASIQFPKMVFHRTLASSPHLGYCHVTAAKTRLARAHEVTWSFYFANFFSELGDETHFFDRIQTGYSRMYFAVAIEPDEAGRIVINRDVRGNGLIFQTQDPRVALKNVLMLGARDDALRRIIQRL encoded by the coding sequence ATGGCAAAGCTCCGATATTATGACGCGGCCGATAAGGCGCCGGCCGAAACGCCGAAAGCTGCGGTCCACACCGAGTTCCTGCGGACGGGCCGCATCGACCGGCGCCGCCAATGGATGCCCGAACAGCGGCGCTATCTGAGCTATGCGGAGGTGGCGGAACAGACGGGCCGGAAACTGGCGGCAGCGGGTGAGACCACCCACAGGAGGATCAACGCCTTCCACGCTTCGATCCAGTTCCCGAAGATGGTCTTCCATCGCACGCTCGCGAGCAGCCCCCATCTCGGCTATTGCCACGTGACCGCCGCGAAAACCCGCCTCGCCCGGGCGCATGAGGTCACCTGGTCCTTCTATTTCGCGAATTTCTTCTCGGAGCTCGGCGACGAGACACACTTCTTCGACCGGATTCAGACGGGTTATTCGCGCATGTATTTCGCCGTCGCCATCGAGCCTGATGAGGCGGGGCGCATCGTCATCAATCGCGACGTGCGCGGCAACGGGCTGATCTTCCAAACGCAGGATCCGAGAGTGGCGCTCAAGAACGTGCTGATGCTGGGCGCACGCGACGATGCGCTGCGCCGGATCATCCAGAGGCTTTGA
- a CDS encoding glycoside hydrolase family 25 protein has protein sequence MEKRGISILGMILRLAALMGLALAAANARAGTVEPWKERQNAIIVDAYEMNSIDWEAMLKDKRIAGFIAKASDGLPESFSCTGDHGGDTVAHCKTMWRKYAVSRELYQTRRMIARSQGLLWGAYHLARPGNPVDQANHFLDYADPRDDELMVLDIEGIDPEKYMSLEDAAIFAGHIKARTGRYPILYTNHITAKHIAANRYKHRLLSRLPLWYARYKPEIRDVFPMGNWNGYALWQFSSAHNCGKKRCPYRVPGTLNDIDVNVAAMTVSALRKIWPHGGLLPEKPPVLTVIASATAGTAPAAHAAVAVPLTQPLLISRAEAESGSGAGVDKTLTGAIAVKAAEAQLPNQAQRR, from the coding sequence ATGGAAAAGCGGGGAATCTCGATCCTGGGGATGATCTTGCGCCTGGCGGCCCTGATGGGCCTGGCCTTAGCGGCGGCGAATGCACGCGCCGGCACCGTCGAGCCGTGGAAAGAGCGGCAGAACGCCATTATCGTCGACGCCTACGAGATGAACAGCATCGACTGGGAAGCGATGCTGAAGGACAAGCGCATCGCCGGCTTCATCGCCAAAGCCTCCGACGGTTTGCCGGAAAGCTTCAGCTGCACCGGCGACCACGGCGGCGATACGGTCGCCCATTGCAAGACGATGTGGCGCAAGTATGCGGTGAGCCGGGAGCTCTATCAGACGCGGCGGATGATCGCCCGCTCGCAGGGCCTGCTCTGGGGCGCCTATCATCTGGCACGGCCGGGCAATCCCGTCGACCAGGCCAATCATTTCCTCGACTATGCGGATCCGCGCGACGACGAACTGATGGTCCTCGACATCGAGGGAATCGATCCCGAGAAATACATGTCGCTCGAGGATGCGGCGATCTTTGCCGGGCATATCAAGGCCCGCACGGGGCGCTACCCGATCCTTTACACCAATCACATCACCGCGAAACACATCGCCGCCAATCGCTACAAGCACAGGCTGCTGTCGCGTCTGCCGCTCTGGTACGCGCGCTATAAGCCCGAGATCCGCGATGTCTTCCCGATGGGCAATTGGAACGGCTACGCTTTGTGGCAGTTCTCGTCGGCACACAATTGCGGCAAGAAACGCTGCCCCTACCGCGTGCCCGGCACACTCAACGATATCGATGTGAACGTCGCCGCCATGACCGTTTCAGCGCTGAGGAAAATCTGGCCACACGGCGGTCTCCTGCCGGAAAAGCCGCCGGTCCTCACCGTCATCGCCTCGGCGACAGCAGGTACAGCGCCAGCGGCCCATGCTGCAGTAGCGGTGCCGCTGACGCAGCCATTGCTCATCAGCCGGGCCGAGGCGGAAAGCGGATCAGGTGCGGGAGTCGACAAGACCCTCACGGGCGCCATTGCCGTGAAAGCGGCCGAGGCGCAATTGCCCAACCAAGCACAGCGGCGGTAG
- a CDS encoding hybrid-cluster NAD(P)-dependent oxidoreductase: MEMARFFHHFDELHPWRDRQHMLECISAVAETADVMTFTFRSEKPAWFRYLPGQFVTLELPVGEEPVMRTYTLSSSPSRPLSVAVTVKAQPGSIGTRWMFDNLKPGMALKALGPLGDFSFVRHPGEKYLFISAGSGITPMMSMTRWMADCAPETDVTFISCARRPDDLLFKSELEVLARQMPRLNLGFLVEGHEARHGWHGLRGRIDATKLPLLAPDFLEMTVFCCGPEPFMRGVREMLKTAGFDMARYHQESFQPAAAPAAEELAVRAGPAAGTEAAKVSFTMSGKEVTAVPGQTILQTARASGVRIGAACEGGICGTCRVMKVSGDVEMNHNGGILDDEIEEGYILACCSRPLGDVQIEA; the protein is encoded by the coding sequence ATGGAAATGGCACGCTTCTTCCACCACTTCGACGAGCTCCATCCCTGGAGAGACCGCCAGCACATGCTCGAATGCATCTCAGCGGTCGCCGAGACCGCGGACGTGATGACGTTCACCTTCCGCTCCGAAAAGCCGGCCTGGTTCCGCTACCTGCCGGGGCAGTTCGTCACGCTCGAACTGCCGGTTGGCGAGGAGCCGGTGATGCGTACCTATACGCTGTCGTCCTCGCCGTCGCGCCCGCTTTCGGTCGCCGTCACCGTCAAGGCGCAGCCGGGGAGCATCGGCACGCGCTGGATGTTCGACAATCTGAAGCCGGGCATGGCGCTGAAGGCGCTCGGGCCGCTCGGCGATTTCAGCTTCGTCCGGCACCCCGGCGAGAAGTATCTTTTCATCTCGGCCGGCTCGGGCATCACGCCGATGATGTCGATGACGCGCTGGATGGCGGACTGCGCGCCGGAAACCGACGTCACCTTCATCTCCTGTGCGCGCCGGCCGGACGATCTCCTATTCAAGTCGGAGCTGGAAGTCCTCGCGCGTCAGATGCCTCGGCTCAATCTCGGCTTTCTGGTGGAGGGACACGAGGCGCGCCACGGCTGGCACGGCCTGCGCGGCCGCATCGACGCGACGAAGCTGCCATTGCTCGCGCCGGATTTCCTGGAAATGACCGTCTTCTGCTGTGGGCCCGAGCCCTTCATGCGCGGTGTCCGAGAAATGCTGAAGACCGCCGGTTTCGACATGGCGCGCTACCACCAGGAGAGCTTCCAGCCGGCGGCCGCACCCGCTGCCGAGGAGCTTGCAGTCCGCGCGGGACCGGCCGCGGGCACTGAGGCGGCGAAGGTGAGCTTCACCATGAGCGGCAAGGAGGTAACGGCCGTTCCCGGTCAGACGATCCTGCAGACGGCACGCGCCAGCGGCGTCAGGATCGGTGCGGCCTGCGAGGGCGGCATTTGCGGCACGTGCCGGGTGATGAAGGTCTCAGGCGACGTCGAGATGAACCACAATGGCGGCATCCTCGATGACGAGATCGAGGAGGGCTATATCCTCGCCTGCTGCTCGCGACCGCTCGGCGACGTCCAGATCGAAGCGTAA
- a CDS encoding PAS domain-containing hybrid sensor histidine kinase/response regulator, producing MPGWVVLSISTAYVVILFLIAWWTDRQGAGRSLPLPAGWAAALGYALTLAVYNTSWSFYGSVGRALGGLDFLSIYIGPTLVLLFGQPLISKVITVAKSQNITSISDFIAARYGKSQALAALVTMAALLAVLPYVALQLKAVGTSFDILTSSSLPTGSNRPIRGDSTLAVAASMALFAIIFGVRHIHASEHHRGLMAAIAFESLVKLSAFVAVALFIVFGMFDGFGDLIARAQADPAMAPLLTPDFSDPTWLSNTVIAAISFLCLPHMFHVAVVENNSQSQARAAAWLYPGYLLVFSVLMVPIAIAGLATFAETVNPDTFVISLPLAGNAPAIALVAFLGGFSAATGMVIVASVALSTMLCNDVIVPLLLRSRLVGHSGAAWPSPSILLLVRRVSVAAILLLAYMMNRLVDQAYPLTVMGLLSFVAIAQFGPAFLGGLLWRRSNGAGAVAGIAIGFGFWLYTLFVPSIAPLVPAVDDLVANGPFGLVWLKPQSLFGVAGLDPISHATLWSLGANFVVFLAVSLLKDRSALERLQAEAFVRGVPADQLPLASLPVVTRLDDLKALAARFVGADRSAIAFEEFMQRRRSAGDAAKRDDGLADMEAMRFTENLVAGALGAASARVVMAAALESRSLSRKAAVGMLDEASQALHFNRKLLQGALEGVPQGICVFDRDLSIEAWNGRFLTLLDLPKDLIRVGLPLAELVAFNSERGEYDADDLKALLVNRDLAMQSWPYVYERKRPDGMVLEIAYDRMAEGGYISTYTDVTERHRAAAVLRRANEELERRVQERTQALEQAKAEAERANIGKTRFLAAASHDLLQPLNAARLFLAALDESLRSNAGSPPRDQDDERALARNAAAALSSTERLLDELLDISAYDSGAVRAQPVDFSVGSLLAQLELEFSALARQRGLVLRVVPSTLSVRTDPQLLRRVLQNLLSNAIRYTPEGKVLLGCRRRGDCLRIEVRDTGIGIAPERQKEIFEEFRRLDTGDDREKGSGLGLSIVERICRLLDLPLEIHSRPGRGTAFIVAVPLGAQGATVSSSAKPAAPDADSGTALAVLCVDNDDAIRQGLASLLARWGHRPIVASDERTALANSNGQVPDLALVDYHLDGTTGIDVLTSLRKYWSREIRGLVITADRSEEVSARAKALGCEVMAKPVKPAALRRYLDTVARLKRAGLQEEEENEHAHRHR from the coding sequence ATGCCCGGTTGGGTCGTCCTCTCCATTTCTACAGCCTATGTCGTCATCCTGTTCCTGATCGCCTGGTGGACGGATCGGCAAGGTGCGGGGCGCAGCCTGCCCCTTCCGGCCGGCTGGGCGGCGGCGCTCGGCTACGCGCTGACGCTTGCCGTCTACAACACCTCCTGGAGCTTCTACGGCTCGGTCGGGCGCGCCTTAGGCGGTTTGGACTTCCTGTCGATCTATATCGGCCCGACGCTCGTGCTTCTCTTCGGCCAGCCGCTGATCTCTAAGGTCATAACGGTCGCGAAGAGCCAGAACATCACTTCGATCTCCGACTTCATCGCTGCACGATACGGCAAGAGCCAGGCGCTCGCGGCGCTCGTCACCATGGCCGCGCTGCTCGCCGTACTGCCCTATGTTGCACTTCAACTGAAGGCCGTCGGCACCAGCTTCGATATCCTGACGTCGTCGTCGTTGCCGACGGGCAGCAATCGGCCGATCCGCGGCGACAGCACCTTGGCCGTTGCCGCTTCGATGGCGCTCTTCGCCATTATTTTCGGCGTCAGGCACATTCACGCAAGCGAGCACCATCGCGGGCTGATGGCGGCCATCGCCTTCGAGAGCCTGGTCAAGCTCTCCGCTTTCGTCGCCGTCGCGCTGTTCATCGTCTTCGGCATGTTCGACGGCTTCGGTGACCTCATCGCCCGCGCCCAGGCGGACCCGGCCATGGCGCCGTTGCTGACGCCGGATTTCTCCGATCCGACCTGGCTGTCGAACACCGTCATCGCCGCGATCTCGTTCCTTTGCCTTCCGCATATGTTCCACGTCGCGGTGGTCGAGAACAACTCGCAGTCGCAGGCGCGCGCGGCCGCCTGGCTCTATCCCGGCTATCTGCTTGTCTTCAGCGTTCTGATGGTGCCGATCGCCATTGCCGGGCTTGCGACCTTCGCCGAAACGGTGAACCCCGATACATTCGTGATCTCGCTGCCGCTCGCCGGCAATGCGCCGGCGATCGCTCTGGTGGCCTTCCTCGGAGGGTTTTCGGCAGCGACCGGGATGGTGATCGTAGCCTCGGTGGCATTGAGTACGATGCTGTGCAACGATGTCATCGTGCCGCTGCTTCTGCGCTCTCGCCTCGTCGGGCACAGCGGCGCGGCATGGCCCTCGCCGTCGATCCTGCTTCTGGTGCGACGCGTCTCGGTCGCTGCCATACTTCTCCTCGCCTACATGATGAATCGCCTGGTCGACCAGGCCTATCCGTTGACCGTCATGGGCCTCTTGTCCTTCGTCGCCATTGCCCAGTTCGGCCCTGCCTTTCTCGGGGGATTGCTCTGGCGACGTTCCAACGGGGCGGGGGCGGTCGCGGGAATTGCTATCGGCTTTGGCTTCTGGCTCTACACGCTTTTCGTGCCCTCGATCGCGCCGCTCGTGCCCGCCGTCGACGATCTCGTCGCGAACGGACCGTTCGGGCTCGTGTGGTTGAAGCCGCAATCGCTCTTCGGCGTCGCCGGTCTCGACCCGATTTCGCATGCGACGCTCTGGAGTCTCGGCGCAAATTTCGTGGTCTTCCTTGCCGTCTCCCTGTTGAAGGATCGTTCAGCCCTTGAGCGGCTCCAGGCAGAGGCTTTCGTGCGGGGAGTTCCCGCCGACCAACTTCCTTTGGCTTCCTTGCCCGTCGTCACTCGCCTCGACGACCTGAAGGCGCTTGCCGCCCGGTTTGTCGGCGCCGACCGCAGCGCCATAGCCTTCGAGGAGTTCATGCAGCGCCGTCGCTCGGCGGGAGATGCAGCAAAGCGCGACGACGGGCTCGCCGACATGGAGGCGATGCGATTTACGGAAAATCTCGTCGCCGGCGCACTGGGTGCCGCCTCCGCCCGGGTGGTGATGGCCGCGGCGCTCGAAAGCCGCTCGCTGTCACGCAAGGCGGCAGTGGGCATGCTGGACGAAGCATCGCAGGCGCTGCATTTCAATCGCAAGCTGCTGCAGGGGGCGCTGGAAGGGGTGCCGCAGGGCATTTGCGTTTTCGACCGCGATCTTTCCATCGAAGCGTGGAACGGGCGCTTTCTGACATTGCTCGATCTGCCGAAGGACCTGATCCGTGTCGGCCTGCCGCTCGCCGAGCTCGTGGCGTTCAACAGCGAGCGCGGCGAATACGATGCCGACGACCTCAAGGCGCTCCTCGTCAATCGGGACCTCGCCATGCAATCCTGGCCCTACGTATACGAGCGCAAGCGGCCCGACGGCATGGTGCTGGAGATCGCCTATGACCGCATGGCGGAGGGCGGCTACATCTCCACCTATACCGACGTGACCGAGCGCCATCGGGCAGCGGCCGTTCTTCGTCGCGCCAACGAAGAGCTGGAGCGGCGTGTTCAGGAAAGGACCCAAGCGCTCGAGCAGGCCAAGGCGGAAGCCGAGCGTGCCAATATCGGCAAGACGCGGTTTCTGGCTGCGGCAAGCCATGATCTGCTGCAGCCGCTGAATGCGGCACGGCTCTTTCTCGCGGCGCTGGACGAGAGCCTGCGTTCCAATGCCGGCAGCCCTCCAAGGGATCAGGACGACGAGCGCGCGCTGGCAAGGAATGCCGCTGCCGCACTCTCTTCGACGGAGCGGCTGCTCGACGAGCTGTTGGACATTTCAGCCTATGACTCCGGCGCGGTTCGGGCGCAGCCCGTCGATTTTTCCGTGGGCTCGCTTCTCGCCCAACTCGAGCTTGAGTTTTCCGCGCTCGCGCGCCAGCGGGGGCTCGTGCTGCGCGTCGTCCCTTCGACTCTTTCGGTCCGGACGGACCCGCAGCTCCTGCGCCGCGTGCTGCAGAATCTTCTCTCGAACGCCATCCGCTACACGCCGGAGGGAAAGGTTCTTTTAGGATGTCGGCGCCGGGGCGATTGCCTGCGCATCGAGGTCCGCGACACCGGCATCGGCATTGCGCCGGAGCGGCAGAAGGAGATCTTCGAAGAGTTCCGTAGGCTGGACACGGGCGACGACAGAGAAAAGGGCAGCGGGCTCGGACTATCAATCGTCGAGCGCATTTGTCGTCTGCTCGATCTTCCGCTCGAAATCCACTCCCGGCCCGGCCGTGGAACAGCCTTCATCGTCGCCGTTCCGCTCGGGGCGCAAGGCGCGACCGTGTCGTCTTCGGCGAAACCGGCGGCGCCGGATGCCGATTCCGGGACCGCGCTGGCCGTGCTCTGCGTGGACAATGATGACGCCATCCGGCAGGGGCTCGCTTCTTTGCTCGCCCGATGGGGGCATCGGCCGATTGTCGCAAGCGACGAGAGAACGGCGCTTGCCAATAGCAACGGGCAAGTGCCGGATCTGGCGCTCGTCGACTATCATCTTGACGGCACGACGGGCATCGACGTGTTGACGAGCCTGCGCAAGTACTGGAGCCGGGAAATCAGGGGCCTGGTGATCACGGCGGATCGAAGCGAGGAGGTCAGCGCGAGGGCAAAGGCCCTCGGCTGCGAGGTCATGGCGAAACCGGTCAAGCCTGCCGCCTTGAGACGATATCTGGATACTGTCGCCCGACTGAAACGCGCCGGACTGCAGGAGGAAGAAGAAAATGAGCACGCGCATCGTCATCGCTGA
- a CDS encoding L-threonylcarbamoyladenylate synthase gives MAEIIDTRIEPDRAIERACAVLSDGEPVAIPTETVYGLAADATNADAISRIYEMKGRPRFNPLICHVSDIAMAEAHVTFDPVSRQLAEAFWPGPLTLILPQRPESTVHALASAGLDTLGIRMPDGFSRRVIARVGRPLAAPSANTSGKISPTSAAHVEADLGSKLKLILDAGASEIGLESTIIKVEDGRLCLLRPGGLDAAAIEALTGLAVERPESAGAAIEAPGMLASHYAPGAAVRLDAEDVRKGEALIRFGGKALPGESDAVIVMDLSPSGSLREAAANLFDYMKKADASGAATIAFGPIPNEGLGEAIIDRLQRAAAPRA, from the coding sequence ATGGCCGAAATCATCGACACGCGCATCGAACCGGATCGGGCGATCGAAAGAGCCTGCGCGGTTCTTTCCGACGGCGAGCCGGTCGCGATCCCGACGGAAACGGTTTACGGCCTTGCCGCCGATGCCACCAATGCCGATGCGATCAGCCGCATCTATGAAATGAAGGGCCGGCCGCGCTTCAATCCGCTCATCTGCCATGTCTCGGACATCGCAATGGCCGAGGCGCATGTGACGTTCGATCCGGTTTCCCGGCAGCTTGCCGAGGCCTTCTGGCCCGGACCTCTGACGCTCATCCTGCCGCAGCGGCCGGAAAGCACTGTGCATGCGCTCGCTTCCGCCGGTCTCGATACGCTCGGCATCCGCATGCCCGACGGCTTCTCGCGCCGGGTGATCGCTCGCGTCGGACGGCCGCTCGCCGCGCCGAGCGCCAACACCTCGGGCAAGATCAGCCCGACCAGTGCTGCCCATGTGGAGGCGGACCTCGGCTCGAAGCTCAAGCTCATCCTTGATGCCGGAGCTTCCGAGATCGGACTGGAATCGACCATCATCAAGGTGGAAGACGGAAGGCTCTGTTTGCTCAGGCCCGGCGGGCTCGATGCGGCGGCAATCGAGGCGCTCACCGGTCTCGCGGTGGAGCGCCCCGAATCCGCCGGCGCTGCCATCGAAGCGCCCGGCATGCTTGCCTCGCACTACGCACCAGGCGCCGCCGTGCGGCTCGATGCCGAGGACGTTCGCAAGGGCGAGGCCCTGATCCGCTTCGGCGGAAAGGCGCTGCCCGGCGAGAGTGACGCCGTGATCGTCATGGATCTGAGCCCCAGCGGCAGTCTCAGGGAAGCGGCCGCCAACCTTTTCGACTATATGAAAAAGGCGGATGCGAGCGGTGCCGCGACGATCGCCTTCGGCCCCATTCCGAACGAGGGGCTCGGCGAAGCGATCATCGACCGGCTGCAGCGAGCGGCCGCGCCGCGCGCTTGA
- a CDS encoding FAD-binding oxidoreductase yields MTTIIPSPELIASFTDIVGPGNALTAPTEIAPYLVESRGLYRGTTSLVLRPGSVEEVSQIMKLASQTRTPIVPQGGNTGHVAGGVPREGKTDVVLSLERLNRIRDIDPVGNVIVADAGCILADIQKAADDIDRLFPLSLGSEGSARIGGNLSTNAGGTAVLAYGNMRQLCLGLEVVLPTGEIWDGLRRLKKDNTGYDLRDLFIGAEGTLGVITGAVLKLFPKPRGHQVAFAGVKSVEDALALFERASSLCGPALTGFELMPRLGIEFTTRHIHGVRDPLETAHPWYALIDISTPDSAESAERMVESLLETGIADGFIENAVIAQNDAQRKALWHMRESMSPAQKPEGGSIKHDVSVPVSSIPAFMAEADAIVTKAVPGARICAFGHVGDGNIHYNISQPVDADTQAFLGRWREVNAIVHAIVLKYNGSISAEHGIGQLKRDELAAIRSPIEIGLMQRIKHAFDPAGIMNPDKVLRQD; encoded by the coding sequence ATGACGACTATCATTCCTTCCCCAGAACTGATCGCATCCTTTACCGATATCGTCGGCCCCGGCAATGCGCTCACCGCGCCAACGGAGATCGCGCCCTATCTCGTCGAATCGCGCGGGCTCTATCGCGGCACGACGTCGCTCGTGCTCAGGCCCGGCTCGGTCGAGGAGGTCTCGCAGATCATGAAGCTCGCGAGCCAGACCCGCACGCCGATCGTGCCGCAAGGCGGCAACACCGGCCATGTGGCAGGAGGGGTCCCGCGTGAAGGCAAGACCGACGTGGTTCTTTCGCTCGAACGGCTGAACCGCATCCGCGACATCGATCCGGTCGGCAACGTCATCGTCGCCGACGCCGGCTGCATCCTCGCGGATATTCAGAAAGCCGCTGACGACATCGACCGGCTTTTCCCGCTGTCGCTCGGATCGGAGGGCTCGGCGAGGATCGGCGGCAATCTTTCGACCAATGCCGGCGGCACGGCGGTACTCGCCTACGGCAACATGCGCCAGCTTTGCCTCGGATTGGAGGTGGTGCTTCCGACCGGCGAAATCTGGGATGGTCTGAGAAGGCTGAAGAAGGACAATACCGGATACGACCTGCGCGACCTCTTCATCGGCGCGGAGGGGACGCTCGGCGTCATCACCGGAGCCGTCCTGAAGCTCTTCCCGAAGCCGCGCGGACATCAGGTCGCCTTTGCCGGCGTGAAGAGCGTCGAGGACGCGCTCGCCCTTTTCGAGCGGGCCTCGAGCCTTTGCGGTCCGGCGCTGACGGGCTTCGAGCTGATGCCAAGGCTCGGCATCGAGTTCACCACCCGGCACATTCACGGCGTCCGTGACCCCCTTGAAACGGCGCATCCGTGGTATGCCCTGATCGACATTTCCACCCCGGATTCGGCCGAAAGCGCGGAGCGGATGGTCGAGAGCCTGCTCGAAACGGGCATCGCCGACGGCTTCATCGAAAACGCCGTCATCGCCCAGAACGACGCGCAACGCAAAGCGCTCTGGCATATGCGCGAGAGCATGTCGCCGGCACAAAAGCCCGAGGGCGGCTCCATCAAGCACGATGTTTCGGTTCCCGTCTCGAGCATCCCCGCCTTCATGGCAGAGGCCGACGCGATCGTCACGAAGGCGGTACCCGGAGCGCGGATCTGCGCCTTCGGTCACGTGGGCGACGGCAATATCCACTACAACATCTCCCAGCCGGTCGACGCCGATACACAGGCCTTTCTCGGCCGCTGGCGCGAGGTGAACGCGATCGTCCATGCCATCGTGCTGAAATACAACGGCTCGATATCGGCCGAACACGGCATCGGTCAGTTGAAACGCGACGAGCTCGCGGCGATCCGCTCTCCCATCGAGATCGGGCTCATGCAACGGATCAAGCATGCTTTCGATCCGGCCGGAATTATGAATCCGGACAAGGTGCTGCGCCAGGATTGA
- a CDS encoding aromatic ring-hydroxylating dioxygenase subunit alpha, which yields MDTQNDMLRKLKARREGYSLDRAFYVDPDYYRQDLEHIWYKDWLFIGHDCEVPRPGNYFTVQVGDYPIVIVRDRQGTIRALHNSCRHRGSRVCTQHKGSSAKLVCPYHQWTYELDGKLLFARQMPEGFDPSQHSLKPVHCETVGGYIFISLADQPMDFQPFRDMVAGYLAPHRLGETKVAFESTIVEKGNWKLVWENNRECYHCAANHPELCRTYPEAPTVTGVQGAMDDPEIGAHWEKCEAAGLPSAFKIAPTGQFRMTRMPLINGADSYTMSGQKAVRKQLSGEINASGIGTLLLFHYPTTWNHILGDHAITFRVLPLGPELTQVTTKWLVNKDAVEGVDYTLEDLTHVWTETNDQDRQIVEENAFGIRSPAYEPGPYSAEHEGGVMQFVEWYSSFMLDRLQGGAARLSRVA from the coding sequence ATGGACACACAGAACGACATGCTGCGCAAGCTGAAGGCCCGCCGGGAGGGCTATAGCCTCGATCGTGCCTTCTACGTCGACCCGGACTATTATCGTCAGGACCTGGAGCATATCTGGTACAAGGACTGGCTCTTCATCGGCCATGATTGCGAAGTCCCGCGGCCCGGCAACTATTTCACCGTGCAGGTCGGCGATTACCCGATCGTCATCGTGCGCGACCGGCAAGGCACGATCCGGGCGCTGCACAATTCTTGCCGCCACCGCGGCTCGCGCGTCTGCACGCAGCACAAGGGCTCGTCCGCCAAGCTCGTCTGTCCCTACCACCAGTGGACCTACGAACTCGACGGCAAGCTGCTCTTCGCCCGGCAGATGCCCGAAGGATTCGATCCGTCTCAGCACAGCCTCAAGCCGGTGCATTGCGAGACCGTCGGCGGCTATATCTTCATCAGCCTTGCCGACCAGCCGATGGATTTCCAGCCTTTCCGCGACATGGTCGCAGGTTATCTCGCACCGCACCGCCTTGGCGAGACCAAGGTCGCGTTCGAGAGCACCATCGTCGAGAAGGGCAACTGGAAGCTCGTCTGGGAGAACAACCGAGAGTGCTACCACTGCGCCGCCAATCATCCGGAGCTCTGCCGGACATATCCAGAGGCGCCGACGGTGACGGGCGTCCAGGGCGCGATGGACGATCCGGAAATTGGCGCCCATTGGGAAAAGTGCGAGGCGGCGGGCCTGCCGAGCGCCTTCAAAATTGCACCGACCGGGCAGTTCCGGATGACGAGAATGCCGCTGATCAACGGGGCCGACAGCTATACCATGTCCGGCCAGAAGGCCGTGCGCAAACAGCTCTCCGGCGAGATAAATGCGAGCGGCATCGGCACGTTGTTGCTCTTCCACTATCCGACCACGTGGAACCACATCCTCGGCGATCATGCGATCACTTTCCGCGTGCTGCCGCTCGGGCCTGAATTGACGCAGGTGACGACGAAATGGCTCGTCAACAAGGATGCGGTCGAGGGTGTCGACTATACGCTCGAGGACCTCACCCACGTCTGGACGGAGACCAACGACCAGGATCGGCAGATCGTCGAGGAAAACGCCTTCGGCATCCGCTCTCCTGCCTATGAGCCGGGGCCCTATTCGGCCGAGCACGAGGGCGGCGTGATGCAGTTCGTCGAATGGTATTCGAGCTTCATGCTGGATCGTCTTCAGGGCGGCGCAGCCCGTCTTTCCCGGGTGGCATAA
- a CDS encoding response regulator transcription factor, whose product MSTRIVIADDHPMVQAALRSALVAALPDLELIACRSVDEVLEVLSGDRREVDLVLLDLTMPGTDGFAGLFLLHAHHPTLPVAIVSAKHDEATIRKAITFGASGYIPKSLDLPEMVEAIRSILDGEIWAPARFAAAATPDPDAALSARLASLSSQQLRILTKIVEGKLNKQIAGEMEIAEQTVKVHVSAILRKLGVVSRTQAAVLCERLLSTGARDPG is encoded by the coding sequence ATGAGCACGCGCATCGTCATCGCTGATGACCATCCTATGGTACAGGCAGCCCTGCGGAGTGCGCTTGTCGCGGCGTTGCCGGATCTCGAGCTGATCGCCTGCCGATCGGTCGATGAGGTCCTCGAAGTGCTCTCCGGCGATCGACGGGAGGTGGATCTGGTCCTTCTCGACCTGACCATGCCGGGAACGGACGGTTTCGCGGGTCTGTTTCTGCTGCACGCCCATCATCCGACCTTGCCCGTCGCGATCGTTTCCGCCAAGCACGATGAGGCGACGATCCGCAAGGCAATCACATTCGGCGCCTCCGGCTACATTCCGAAATCGTTGGATCTGCCGGAAATGGTGGAGGCGATCCGCTCTATACTCGATGGAGAAATATGGGCGCCGGCGCGCTTCGCCGCCGCAGCGACACCCGACCCGGATGCGGCGCTGAGCGCGCGGCTTGCTTCGCTTTCGTCGCAGCAGCTGAGAATTCTGACGAAGATCGTCGAGGGGAAGCTGAACAAGCAGATCGCCGGCGAAATGGAAATCGCCGAGCAGACCGTCAAGGTGCATGTTTCGGCGATCTTGCGAAAACTCGGCGTGGTCAGCCGCACACAGGCGGCCGTGCTGTGCGAGCGTCTGCTATCGACCGGCGCACGTGATCCCGGTTAG